TTTCCCTGCCCTCCTGTGATGTGTGGTCActgttaagccacgtcaacattttatattaattttttatagaaataataaaacaaaaagtaataaaaatataaaatattgacgtggcttaaccgtgaccacacaaacagaagggcaTGAGGAGAGTATGGAAATGGTAGGGCAGACAAtgaaaatgggagggcagacaatccaccggtgcccccctctctctctctgctgactgcacctttcattttgtttatttaGCCAGCAGGCTATACTACAACACGACACGTATTCTCCTCGAGATGTAAGTTGTCCCTCCCCtttaaaaataaagttaaaaCTGCCCTTAGTATTACAGTTTATTAAAATTCTTCTATTTATAAgcgaaattttttaaatttgattcttgttaaaagtaaatttgaaccatattattctTAACTTATTGCAAGGCTAAATCCACACCCCTCCCCaaataatatcatttgctaaaaaaaaacctaggtaAATAAATTTGAAACTTAATTTTGTTGACCCAACTACCAAAATGTTGCTCTGCTTATACCATTAATTAACCATGTGTTTCTTTTTTGGTCCATTAACCATGTGTTTAATATTGTACTCATTGTATCCAAAGAAAAATACAACCATTAACCACGTATAAAAGGATAAtactagaaaaattaaatttgcatATTAAATGATATGTTACTAATAGAAAATAAGTATGTTAATtgatacttaattaataatttagtcATCAACAACCATATCATTAGGTTTACActttggtctccctagcattaccctaaaatattttacaaaattcgtgtaataatcatatcaattattatttttataaattaaaatttatttcgTAATTACATTTGAAaactgaaagtttttttttagttttcaaactttgtttcaattattagttttcatatttgtgaaaactaaaatttgttttcaatcaattttttagttttaaaaaaaattaaaattaaaaacaaaacggTTATTAAATTGTCTCATAATAAAACAATAGGATGTCTTAggctcttatatatatatatatatatatataaactattTACTTTTGAATCTTGATATTCTGTGTTCGAATTCCTCGTGAATGTAGTTGTTTAACGCAGACATGacattgtgtgtgtatataatcATTGGTAGGTATTTttgccaaaaaataaaataaaataatggttTATCAGAAATCATGTATAATGTATTTAGATAGAGTCCtgtcagaaaattaaaaaaaaaattaattaaacaaagtTAGGGACAGGATTTAATAGTTCACGTCCCACTTAGCCAATTGTATATAAATAAACCAGCTGAAGTGTCTCCGTTTAAAGAGAAGCTGCGAGCTTTCCTTTCCTAGTATTCCTTGTTAACTACATTGGAAAAGTTAAAGAGCAGTGAAGAATTGAGAAGATGAAGAGCTAGAGAACAGAGAACAGAGAACAGAGAAGAAATGAAATGATCTTTATTATCAAAAGACTTGAATGAATTACAATATGATTCACCACTCAGTTATATAGAGTACAAAGCTTAGCTCCAAAGCTAACAGAAATAACCAACTCTATCAATCTAACAACGTTTCAACAAACTCTTGATGACATGGCACTCTGATGCGGATATTGCCAACATTCCTATCCCCATGTTCTTTCATAAATACAAACGTTAACGCGTACGCTTCTTCTCAGACTTCCGTGTTCCCGCCGCCTGTTTcacaccatctctctctctctccctctgccTCTGAGTGGTAATGCGAGTGAAGGAAtctcataaataaaaaacccataaaaaaatctcaacttttttcttttctttcttcaaataaGAAGAAGAGACAGCGTTATTACAGAGTTTCTCAGCCTATCAATGGCGAAGTCGGAGAACAACAGCACCACCAAGAAGCTTTCTTACATTTCAGTCCCTTCTCAGATTATCAACTCTCTGTCTTCCTCTTCTCTGCAATCGCTCCTCGTTTCTGCCAAGAAATCTTCAAGGAGCAAAAGCAGCCGCTGCTTGAGCTGGCTCAGCAACTACAGGACCCCAAAGTTCTGggttttcttcctcttcctctttggAATTATTGGGATGCTGAAGCTGGGATTCAATCTCTACCGTTTCGTCCCGTACTCTCCATACCCATGTTCCACAACTCAGCTCCAGGACTTGGTCTCCAATAGGTACTCAAAATCACACATGGGTTTTGCTTCAAACGGTGAAAACAGCAACCAAGTCGAGGTTTTGAGCGAATCCCAGCCGTTGATTTCGAGTGGGGTTTTGCAATCAGAGGTGGGGGTTGAGCCAAACAGTGGGAAGGTCGGAGAGGAAGCTGATGGGAGTCAGTTTTGGAAGCAGCCGGATGGTTTGGGGTATCGGCCGTGCTTGGATTTGACGACGAAGTATAAGAGAGCTAGTGAGGGGATAGTGAAGGACAGGACTAAATACCTGCTTGTTATGGTTTCTGGTGGGATGAACCAGCAGAGGAATCAGATTGTCGATGCTGTCGTTATTGCCAGGATTCTTGGAGCTGCTCTGGTGGTTCCTATTTTGCAAGTTAATGTCATCTGGGGAGATAAAAGGTATACAATGTTCCAACTCAACTCACATTTTTCTCACTAAATTACTTGCCTTTTTTTGGATTCAATGAGTTGGTTTATGTATAGCTTATGTTGCAATATATTTGCTTAGGAGACTGAAATTGATTTTCTGTGTTTCGTTTGATGGGTGCAGTGAATTTTCTGATATATTTGATTTGAAGCACTTTAAGGAAGTTCTTGCTGACGATGTTCGTATAGTTTCTGCACTACCATCGACGCATAGAATGACGAGTCCAGTGGAGGTGAACCAGATTCCTCTACATGCTTCGCCTAATTGGATTCGGTCGCATTATCACAAGAGGGTAACAATCATTGCTGTCTTTGTGCTTGCATTGAAGCAACCCGGTTGTTTTTACTAAATATTTAAGGAAATATGGAATAGAGGAAAAGATGCTTTAGCAGCTGTTTAGTTTGTTATCTGTGGGCCTAGTGacaccaaattttttttgtttggttgtttgttTTTGCTGGTGCGTTCCTACGAAAAAATGTCAGCTTTCTAACGGTTGTTCTCATATTTTAGTCTACAAGTGTTGCTACAATAGCATGGGAAGGCCTCAATAGCTCTACAGTGAGGGGCTCTATATGGGACTGAAAAAGTGGTGGATATAGCTCATTTTAGAGCTTCAAGGAATCTTTGAGGctttataaaataatatctCCCAATGAGGGGCTATATTTTTCGGGCTCTATATGgggctatatatatttatttatgtagtaaTTTTATTAagcaatgctttttttttttttgttagcttttcttaagttgatttttggatgtgcttaattttttttttttatgaacccTTCAACCTAAAAAGTTCAAATTGTGACAAGGTTAGATTTCATCACTTATGAATCGTTTGTTGGACTAGATTCTCTTATCTCAAACTCATCTGTTTAAAGAAACAAACCCCCACTTCGCCCTctaaaataatttgatttttcacGTATAACACGACAATTTACCTAGCACCAATTGGTAAATTAGGATcatacaattttgaaaaaaaaaatttatttgaaaatttctccCATCAATGCCCATGAACgttaaatcaatttgaaattttaattcttatcgaatttaaaacaatcattaattagccaaattgcaagaaaaataagtaagaaaaaagaattaaaataataataaaaggagAGTATAAGTGTCTTCGCAAGTGGAGGGAGATTGATAGAATTTTGCTCACATAGGTTGCTACTTTTTTTGTGGGACCCACTGTTTTTTGGGGCTAGATGTAGCCTAATTTTATGCTACCCAAGAAAGGAAATTGCCAACCCCAGTGGTGGATTTAGCCCCATTTTCCGGCTCATTGGAGATGAAATTTATCGCTAAGGCTGGAAATGTAGTAGCCTCATGGAGGATAAAGCCCCCGGGGATGCTCTAACACAATTGAAGAGCCGTCCAGTCCAACCCTTATTACAATTTGTACTTATTATGTAAACCTTATGTGCAGACTGCAGATCGACTTTGTGTGCTGCCAAACATTTTAACTATGTAAAACAAATGACGATTTCAGGGTTTTCTGATCATGCTTAAGTCATTTTCCTTGTGTCTAATTTCGTAACATGATTTTTTAACCCTGTTTATCTGTTTTGTTATTTGTGGTTTTATAAACGAATTTCCTGTGGAATTCCAATTGACACTATAAATTATGCTAATTCCTCCTTTTTTATGCAGATTAAAAGAGAAAGGGTTCTGCTTCTAGGAGGCTTGGATTCAAAGCTCTCTAAGGATCTTCCCTCTGATCTTCAAAAGCTTCGATGCAAGGTAATTCGCTGAATatgtttataatttatttttgtatatgCAAGCTGACTTTGTTTCATTACAGAATTGGAACAAGGTCCTATAGACAGCTGACTGTAATCTCTTCCTTATTTGACTTCAGGTTGCTTTTCATGCATTGAGGTTTGCTCCTCCAATTTTGGGAATTGGTAACAAGCTTGCAGAGAGGGTGCGCAATAAGGGTCCATACCTTGCGCTTCATTTAAGAATGGAGAAGGACGTATGGGTGAGGACCGGTTGTCTTCCTGGTTTGAGTCCTGAATATGATGAGATAGTTTACAATGAGAGGATACAGCGGCCAGAGCTCCTAACTGGAAGATCAAACATGACTTACCATGAAAGAAAACTTGCAGGTCACTGCCCCTTGAAAGCCTTGGAGGTGACCAGGTATGGTAGTCACATTTAGGCATTTTAATTAAACCAAATAGgttgcttttttcttttcttttttttttttttttttttttttgtatttattgtATGTAGCAGAGAGTTTTCTGACAAACCAAATCTTGTGTTTTAGGTTGCTTAAAGCTCTTGGAGCTCCAAAAAGTGCAAGAATATATTGGGCTGGCGGGCAGCCTTTTGGTGGAAAAGAAGCCTTACTACCGTTAATCGAAGAATTTCCCCATTTTTACAATAAGGAAGATCTTGCTTTGCCTGGTGAACTAGAACCTTTTGCAAACAGAGCTTCTGTCATGGCTGCCATTGATTATATAGTTTCCGAGAATAGTGATGTCTTCATGCCTTCTCATGGGGGAAATATGGGCCGTATTATGCAggtataattatttgtttttgttttagtaaATGTATATACTATATGCTAGATCAAACAATTAGCAAATATGATCAAAATAAATCACGTTAACCGGTAATGCTTAGATAAATGCACGAAATGCTCAAAATAAATCGAGTGAAACAAATGAAATGCTTAGATAAGTGCACAACTGATCTGAAATATGAGCGATGTGTCATTGAGGCCTTTCCAATTTGGAGCAACAAAAAGAAATGTGTTGAGAAAATATGCATGGAAGACGAACAATATGAAATTATCGTACCTATGCTTTTCTAATTTGATGGAGACTTCACTTACACCAAGTTTTGTTTTCTCCTTCAGGGACAACGTGCCTATGCTGGCCACAAGAAGTATATAACCCCAGACAAGAGACATATGCTTCCGTACTTTCTGAACTCTTCTCTCCCTGAAGCAGAGTTCAATAGGATCATAAAGGAATTGCACAGAGATTCCTTAGGACAGCCAGACCTCAGGAGTAGTAGAGTTGGAAAAGATGTCACAAAGTACCCCATTCCGGAGTGCATGTGCAATGATACTAATACTCATTCGTACATGTGAGTCAATGCTGAAGATTTCGAGCACAATGCTAACTCTGCAATGGACCACCTAATcgaaaaatttgaatttctcaGCAAATCCCTTGAATTTGAGCCTTCTGAAAAGTGGTTTGTTCTCCAGTGCAATGATGGTTCTTTGGATGGACGGTGATTTTAAGAGCAACCGCAGCATCacactcattttgtgagttTGCTCACATTGTTTCTTCTACACTCCTTCCTTGGTGTACAAATTCAAGTGAGGCAAGACAAATGTCTGCTTATAAGACAACATCGTATAAGGTTCTGTGGAGAGAAACTCTGAAGCTTCACTGTCACCTGGATTCACTTCCGGACTTTCATGAGCAACTCAGCAGAAGGCGAAGGTCCCCTAATTCTTTAATTCTTTGTAGGAAGAATTCTTTTAGGATAGATTTTCCACATTTTGGTTCATTCATTTATTGTACCACGTCGATGTATAATATAGACATACGTGTATATAAGCATACTTCAAGTAATAAGCTATATATCTGTTTCACAAGCTCACATCATGTTGCTGTTGACATATTTTCCGGCTCTGCATACGGAAGTTGCAGCAGCGTCAGTTAGCGCTGAAATTTGTAACTTTCATGTAATGATCTCTGTACtttgaaacaaataaacaagTAATACTCTGGACCTTAACCTTTCCCATTAGAGATTTGATATTACTTGTTCCAATCCGCAAATTATCTGATGTTACTAGTTCGAGTTGGGTGGAATCATGGAACAGTTTTCATCAGAACTTTAAGCACCCCATATTATTGATTTATTAAGGGCCAAATAGAATACATAAAGAGTTTTTACAACATCAACCTAAAATCTAGACAGAGATGCTGTTTGGAACACCGATTCCTCATCATCAAATTTAGATGGAGATGCTGTTTGGAACTCCCATTCCTGTGACACCGTGGGTTGAGAATGGCTTCAAAAGCTCATATGGAACAACGCCTGCTCCAACTCTGTTTTTcagtttcaaatttttatttctcTCATCAATAATTCCTTCTAGCCTCTTCAAATTGCCACTGAATTTCTCATATGCTGCCTTTATAACAGGATTCTCAGCCCAAGCTGACTTTAGACTCTCACCAATATACTCCTCATCGGGTGAATGATTCGATAGTAAATCTAACACGGCCATCACTTTTGTTGCTTGAATCTTTGAGGGGAAGCACAACAGCAGAGCCATTTCTGGGTTCTCCATGAACTTCTGGAGAAATTCAGATGAATCTTCAGTTGGCATGTTGGTTCGAGCAATTGTAGGGCGGTTAGGGAAATATCCACCATACATGTACTGACCAAAGTTCACGGCTACATGATGACCAGCGGTTACCCAAATGATAGTAGTCAAAGTGTGAATCAGACTTTCCGGAGTTTTCAAAACAGGCCACCATGGCTCATCTTTCTTGTCTGCATGACCTTTGGTTCTAACTTCTGTCCACCAACCTTGAAGCTCCGTATCAGACTCAATAAGATTTGGGTCTGGATAGTAGTGGTTCACATAAGCACTCACCCACTCCTTAATGGCATCCCACAGAATGAGACCATCATTTGCAAATGGGTAGTCTTCAATTGTTAGCTTCAAGCCATGCTCAGCTGTAGGATCCTCAACTGCCATTCCCCTGAAATCCAATCAACCAAATATGAACAAGCAATTCAAATTCCGTGGGGTTTTCAGTGAAGTTTTCTTTGTAAAAATCGAAAATCTTCTTTGTACAAAGTTTCCTGCATCAAATAGTTTGGATTAGTCTTATGCTAGTTTTATCAAGTAAAATACCTTCTAATGAGATCTTCTGGCAAAGCTTCCATGTCAAATCTCCAAAGCTGGTCGTAAGCAACAGAACTGAACTCCGTGGAGTACTTTCCAAGTGAAAAGCTGCTCTCAATGATTCCACCTGCATTGATGAGGGTTTCTCGAGCCAGAGCATTGATTGCCATTGTATACCGGAAATGAGGGTGCAGAAGTCTGTAGATGGGATGCATTGCGCTTAATTGTCGATTAGCTGCAATTATGTATGGCTCTGTACTGCAATGAGTCCTCAGCCTGTGAAAATATAAAAGTACAAACAAGTTATTATCCATGACCTAGTCTCATAGTTCTCAATTGCCACAGCTACAATAACCGAAGTTACACACTTGAGCAGGAGGCATGATGTGAAGTTCCACATTCGTGGTTTCCTAATTACCACAGCTTAAATGCCATTTACACGACTAATTTGGTAGCTCAATGCCAATATAAAAAGGGATTTGAGCCATCTTGGGTACGCGTTTCTTACCAGTGCACGACAAGCTGATGATAGGCAGAGTCATGAGCAAGAACGTGGACCTTAGCAAGAATCCACAGCCAATGACCGGTGGCATCCCAGGTTGGAGTAAAGACTTGCTTCCATTGTGGCTTGTTACCAACAGGCGGTCGAGTGAGTTCAATGGCAATAGGCCTCAGTGTCCCATCTTCAGTGAGGAAGAATAGTGTACGAGAACCATACAGTGTGGTACCTTCAATCTCTCTTACTTTGTTCACGTAAGGCATGAGCAGGTCATGGTAATCCAAAATAAACATCTTTTTTCCTTCCAAGGCCTACATTTCATGTTCAAGCAATTTTCTTTTACTTAAAGCATAACCCGGTTGCAAGTCAAAGAGGTTGGGGTGTGTTTATTATACCTCATTGACAGTCATACAACCTTTGATCGCCTTCTCAACCACTTCTGTTGTGATCAATGATTCAGGGGGGCCATAAATCTCGGGGTCAAGTTTACTTTTCAATGGCCATTCCTGCATCAGGAAATTACAGAATTTATTGCCACTAGAGGAAAAAATAGAGTTTAACCAGCTAAAACAAGATACGCTTATCACTCTTTAATTACTTGATCAACAAGGAAGATGGCGACCTCGTGTGATAAATGGAATATACAAATTTGAATTTCTTGATTGAAGTGAAGGAGTTCTACAACTTCTACTTGTATCagcaaaataataaagaaagcaTACCGTCACTAGCTCAATACTATATGGATTAAGACCAGCTAGAGTTTGCCTGGAAAATGCATCGTCTCTAAACCAAGCAAATTTATCACCTGCAATAGAAGACAAGTGATATACAGGGTGAAGCCAACAATTTCGTGGTCTGTTTTCCTCAAGAGGGAATCATCATTTAGAAATTTGAGGGAGGGAGGCTTACGGTCAATTATTTCAGGGGTCTTAAAGTCCAGAAGTTTGTTTTCGCCACCTGTAATAGCCTTGACTACCCATGGGATAGTCTTGCCTAGCGCTTTCCAGAATGTCTTGGAAGACTCACCAGCCTTTGGCTTAGCTAACGTGACTCCTTCGTTAAACAGTGAATCTATGGCTGTGAAGTCTGTAAATTCTGGGGCTGGATCAAGAACTCCTGCTGCCTCGAGCGAAGGGATCAACATATGTAGCACAGAATTCAGGGTCTTTGTCAAAAATGTCAGCTGTTTCACCTCCGAAAACGCTTCATCTCTTGGTACATACACACTGCtgattctttgttttcttggtACATACTCACTGCTGCTTCTTTGTTCTGACAAAGGATCTGCAATATTGGTagaaaatatatgatacaaaaatCACATTGCTCTCATAGTTTCTCAGTCATACAATTTCCCACATCCGAAATTAGCatgtaataaaagaaaatggttCATAGCTTGAATCATTGTCCTCAACATTAAGTTCTTGAAGCACATGAGTTTCCATTTCAAAAGGCATaaacacaaatttatttttgtacatGTGTGTTATGAGACACGAACCAAAACAAACTTTTAGTTTTCAGCGTCTAGAACACTGTTTTACTTTCATATATATGGGAGCTAATTGGCTGGTAAGGGTTTCTACACTCTTTTTCGTATATCTCTCTTGACGTGACTTCATATTCCAAGTGAGATAGAAAGAAGAGGTTGAGGGATTAGTATGCAATTAGTTGGTTATATAATTACCCTTTTCAGTGCGTGGTCTTCCAGTTCTGCAGCGCCTCGGGTACGGGTGATCTTTTCCGCCAAGGACAGGCCTAGCCAGTTCATCATCGTGGTCCGGATCGCCAAGGTCGTCATAAGTATCATAATCGTAGATCCTATCAGATGTTTTTCTTTGGCCCAACCCATCTCCTCGCAAAGTCTGCAGCTCAGATTCTCTTAGCTTCTTCAACCCACTTGGCGTCTCTGATGGTATGTACGACTGCTTCGAATCATTACATGTTCACACAAATTAACACATCAACTAATTTTGTGGAAGACTAAGTCAGCCAAAACCAGTAAAAACAAATGGTAATTTCaatgttctaaaagacgctTGACGCTAGACGGGCATCGGGCTGGGGCCAAGTGCCTAGGCAACTAGACATGATTTAGGCACGGGTCTACGCACtaagcggatttaagtaaatttataatatattgtataaataagtgcctatatatacttgaAAGAACACCTAATTGTAATGACATAcattaattacaaaaaaaaaaagacatataGATTGTATGgtattagaaaatattgaaaaacaagtttCTTACATTTTATTGCCAAAATAGAACACAAAAAGAAAGTTATTCATTTTGTTTCTTAGTGAGGGTCATACATAGGCAAGTGCCTAGGGACTAATTGGGGCGGTGACTAGCTAGCGCCTAGGTGGGGTCTAGGTAGGGATTTTTAGAGAAGTGGTAATCTTAAGAAAGAAGATAAGAAAGTGATCACTTTTTCCTTCTTGAACAAAGCattattgattaaaaaaaaacttcaacagTACATCAACGATGTATACAGAACATAAATATTAACTGCACTGCAAAATTGGAATAGTATAGCCTTCTAAAAGGCTAAATTAAAGTGCAGGGGAGTGCCAAAATTTATCATTAGTTATAATCCACATCTTCATCCAAGTCTTAAAAGCTTCCACATCACTATTAATCAAGACCATCAGATGTTATAAGATCTGATGGctaaaaaaaatgtcaaaatatTTATCCATTGAGCCTAatctcccacacacacatacatgtaTAATAATGAGAAAGCAAGGAAAATTTATAAGGATCTAAAATAGAGGACCAAAGCAAGGAAAATTTATAAGGATCTAAAATAGAGGACCTTGTTGGTGAAAAAAACTCTCTTCAGAGAATGAACCCAGGAATTGCAGGGAATA
This region of Malus domestica chromosome 07, GDT2T_hap1 genomic DNA includes:
- the LOC114825932 gene encoding O-fucosyltransferase 20-like yields the protein MAKSENNSTTKKLSYISVPSQIINSLSSSSLQSLLVSAKKSSRSKSSRCLSWLSNYRTPKFWVFFLFLFGIIGMLKLGFNLYRFVPYSPYPCSTTQLQDLVSNRYSKSHMGFASNGENSNQVEVLSESQPLISSGVLQSEVGVEPNSGKVGEEADGSQFWKQPDGLGYRPCLDLTTKYKRASEGIVKDRTKYLLVMVSGGMNQQRNQIVDAVVIARILGAALVVPILQVNVIWGDKSEFSDIFDLKHFKEVLADDVRIVSALPSTHRMTSPVEVNQIPLHASPNWIRSHYHKRIKRERVLLLGGLDSKLSKDLPSDLQKLRCKVAFHALRFAPPILGIGNKLAERVRNKGPYLALHLRMEKDVWVRTGCLPGLSPEYDEIVYNERIQRPELLTGRSNMTYHERKLAGHCPLKALEVTRLLKALGAPKSARIYWAGGQPFGGKEALLPLIEEFPHFYNKEDLALPGELEPFANRASVMAAIDYIVSENSDVFMPSHGGNMGRIMQGQRAYAGHKKYITPDKRHMLPYFLNSSLPEAEFNRIIKELHRDSLGQPDLRSSRVGKDVTKYPIPECMCNDTNTHSYM
- the LOC114825931 gene encoding linoleate 13S-lipoxygenase 2-1, chloroplastic-like, yielding MMTSQLYAPSFSLLPKSSINPNHLIKDGSPSLISIVPRHHVHQNRKKKKSSSLVIRATSGELKSSPAAVSTVTSTENQAFTVKALVTVTVTAGGSSIRLNRPPDDNIDLLRKTLLLELVGAELDPKTGLEKETEGYAYNVSHKDDEVVYEATFTIPAGFGDVGAVQIENEHNEEIFIKSIDLDGFPNGTVNIPCNSWVHSLKRVFFTNKSYIPSETPSGLKKLRESELQTLRGDGLGQRKTSDRIYDYDTYDDLGDPDHDDELARPVLGGKDHPYPRRCRTGRPRTEKDPLSEQRSSSEYVPRKQRISSVYVPRDEAFSEVKQLTFLTKTLNSVLHMLIPSLEAAGVLDPAPEFTDFTAIDSLFNEGVTLAKPKAGESSKTFWKALGKTIPWVVKAITGGENKLLDFKTPEIIDRDKFAWFRDDAFSRQTLAGLNPYSIELVTEWPLKSKLDPEIYGPPESLITTEVVEKAIKGCMTVNEALEGKKMFILDYHDLLMPYVNKVREIEGTTLYGSRTLFFLTEDGTLRPIAIELTRPPVGNKPQWKQVFTPTWDATGHWLWILAKVHVLAHDSAYHQLVVHWLRTHCSTEPYIIAANRQLSAMHPIYRLLHPHFRYTMAINALARETLINAGGIIESSFSLGKYSTEFSSVAYDQLWRFDMEALPEDLIRRGMAVEDPTAEHGLKLTIEDYPFANDGLILWDAIKEWVSAYVNHYYPDPNLIESDTELQGWWTEVRTKGHADKKDEPWWPVLKTPESLIHTLTTIIWVTAGHHVAVNFGQYMYGGYFPNRPTIARTNMPTEDSSEFLQKFMENPEMALLLCFPSKIQATKVMAVLDLLSNHSPDEEYIGESLKSAWAENPVIKAAYEKFSGNLKRLEGIIDERNKNLKLKNRVGAGVVPYELLKPFSTHGVTGMGVPNSISI